One region of Alcanivorax sediminis genomic DNA includes:
- a CDS encoding PLDc N-terminal domain-containing protein, with translation MKLLGLLQLALVIYAIVMIIQSSAETGAKVLWGLLVLIVPLIGLIIWALMGPGSPLKR, from the coding sequence ATGAAACTACTGGGATTGTTACAGCTGGCCCTGGTGATCTATGCCATCGTCATGATCATTCAGTCATCCGCAGAAACAGGGGCAAAAGTGCTCTGGGGGCTGCTGGTACTCATCGTGCCGCTGATTGGCCTGATTATCTGGGCGTTGATGGGCCCGGGCTCTCCGCTGAAACGTTAG